CGCCCGGCGATACTCCGGCGAACGTTGCCGGCGGATTTGCGTCAGGCGGAAGACCGGCACCTGCGCGAATTTTTGCAGACAGCGCAAGGCGTCGCCGGCTTCGACTGAGGAATGCTGCTTGATGTCTCCAATCAGGATGACCCGATTGTCATTCGCTGCCGCCAGCCGACAGAGGTCTCGCATCTGCTTCACGGAAATCAAGCCGGCTTCATCCACGAGCAAGATGCGGTCGCGTGTGGCCCGTTGAAGCGATTCGTTGACGAGTAGTTGCTGCAACGTGTCGGCATGCGGGGTGAGTTCCTGACGCAGCACATCGGCCGCCCCGGAAGAAGGAGCGCACCCGAAGACCCGTCCGCCCGCCTGCTCGATGCCGGCCACGACTGACTTTAGGCTGTTCGTCTTCCCGGTTCCGGCATCACCGGCGAGGATCATCACCCGTGAATTGCAGCCAAGCATGCCCTCCACCGCCCGGCGTTGCTCTTCCGACAATTCCGCTCCGGCTGGAAGCGTGCCCAACGCACCGCAACTCGTCCGGCCGGCATTCGCCCAAGCGATGAACTCCTCTTCCGCCTGCAAGGCCGCGGTGGCGGCGATTTCCTCCCCCGCCTCCCGGAGGACACCGGAAGCAACCTGCTGCTTCAGGGCGACCCGCAGATCGGCGAGCGGCACGGAGCCTCGCCCGTAGATCAAGGCTTCCCGAAGCAGATCACGTGATACAACTACGGACTTGCGCTCGAAAACATGGTCCGCCGTCGCGGTCAGCGCCTCGTCGGCGCTCATCTCGGGCGGCGGAACCGGCTTGCCCATTGTGCCGGCAATCACGGTGCGCACGACGGCCAGGTCGTCGCCCGCCCGCGCTTCCCATCCCGTCCGCAAACTTGCGGACGTTGCGTGGGTCTTTGCCGCCCGCGTTTCCGCCGTGATGGCTTGAAGCTCGTCTTGTGTCGCGGCTCCGCGTTCGCGGGCCGCCGCCAGAATCTCCGTCCGCCGTTCGCTGAACTCCGTTCGCAGGCGTTCCGGAAATCCCCGAATGGTGAAACCGATGCCGGACTGGCGTTCGAGTTCGTAACCACCCTCGCGCATCCGTTGCGCGAGACGGTTGTAGCACACCTCGCGGAAATACCCCTGATGCCGGAGATACCCGTAGGGTTGGACGCCCTTCCAACGCTGCTCCGCCGAGTCGAAAGTGACGTTGAGAATGCACATGTGGGTATGCAACTGGGGATCGAGCGCCCGGCTGGAATCATGCGTGACCACCGCCGCCACCATGTTGCCCGTCACCCGGTCCGCGTTGACGCCGCCCCGTCGCACGCGGGTCGCTGTCACCGCCTCGACCTCCTGCAAGGTTTCCTGCACCGCTTCCTGCCACCACGCCTCAATCCGTCGATCACCGCCGACCAGCAGCGCAATCGAAACGTCCTTGGGCGCCGAAATCTGCCCGAAGTAACAGACTCGGCGTTTGGCTCCTTTGTCCCTTACTCCGAGTCTTTCTCCCGTTGCCGGATGCTGACCGGCACACAGTCGCTCCAATGCCTCCAATTGGCATACCCTGTTCAAACCCAACCGCGCGGCGCCTTGGCCGAACCAGACCATCTCCGCCTGACCTTCTTCAGTCAGATAGTCGCCCACGCGCAAATGCTGCCGGAAGTAGTTTACGGCGGCATCCACGCGAATGCAGGGCTTATCAAATCTAACCATGCTGGGAATGAAACATAAACCCATAAGAAAAGCGAGAGTAAACCCATAAAATTTAAGTTAGGGACGCATCCGCAGCAAATTTTTTTGCGCAGT
This genomic stretch from Termitidicoccus mucosus harbors:
- the mobF gene encoding MobF family relaxase encodes the protein MDAAVNYFRQHLRVGDYLTEEGQAEMVWFGQGAARLGLNRVCQLEALERLCAGQHPATGERLGVRDKGAKRRVCYFGQISAPKDVSIALLVGGDRRIEAWWQEAVQETLQEVEAVTATRVRRGGVNADRVTGNMVAAVVTHDSSRALDPQLHTHMCILNVTFDSAEQRWKGVQPYGYLRHQGYFREVCYNRLAQRMREGGYELERQSGIGFTIRGFPERLRTEFSERRTEILAAARERGAATQDELQAITAETRAAKTHATSASLRTGWEARAGDDLAVVRTVIAGTMGKPVPPPEMSADEALTATADHVFERKSVVVSRDLLREALIYGRGSVPLADLRVALKQQVASGVLREAGEEIAATAALQAEEEFIAWANAGRTSCGALGTLPAGAELSEEQRRAVEGMLGCNSRVMILAGDAGTGKTNSLKSVVAGIEQAGGRVFGCAPSSGAADVLRQELTPHADTLQQLLVNESLQRATRDRILLVDEAGLISVKQMRDLCRLAAANDNRVILIGDIKQHSSVEAGDALRCLQKFAQVPVFRLTQIRRQRSPEYRRAVALLAKGDAFGAFNHFSRLGAVKEIPQEDVLFQTAASAYVAHVRRAECCLAISPVWKEIHAFTDIVRGQLREAGLLQGDGRHLSTVFSLQWTKAQMRDARNYQPGQVLLFHRSSGSYAKGDQLTVVRRDGAVLLLRFEDGGEAWFSPCHNRGFDVGIRREIEVAAGDRLLIRANQKTARLRNGDLVEVAGFAPDGSITLRDGRSIPSLFREFSHGYATTSHAAQGKTVDHGILLLGRAGILAADLKQAYVSNSRFRESQKIYVADQRAAREAMMESGDRKLVLEMPPPANRALRPVRTGIRMVAGGVVA